A genomic region of Desulfosarcina ovata subsp. ovata contains the following coding sequences:
- a CDS encoding sigma-54-dependent transcriptional regulator has product MPATPYRILVVDDELSMRELLEFMLEKKGYGVLCAANGKSALATIEKEPYDLLLCDIRLGDMTGLEVLKASKKKNPHVTVIMISAFATTETAVEAMNQGAFDYVPKPFENKELLQTIANALERKTLEKEKHALDNQLKESVHFGKIVGNSPRMLHIYEMIRQVARTRSSVMITGESGTGKELIARAIHEQSDRVNEPFVTINCGGIPENLLESEFFGHCKGAFTGASADKQGLMEIAHKGTLFLDEVAELSVPMQVKLLRAVQERVFRPVGGTRDVSVDIRIISATNKKLEDEVIAGNFREDLFYRLNVIEIKIPPLRERKGDLLSLAQHFLEKYSNELGKQVTKFSSYAIDLLKKYDFPGNIRELENLIERSVALSNTNILLPDSLTMSIHKKRWIEGVRNRRFDVDEVAHGVALDGILEEIERAYIEKAMECAQGNKNKAAELLGLSLRSFRYRIDKLNVN; this is encoded by the coding sequence ATGCCTGCAACACCCTATCGAATACTTGTTGTTGATGATGAGTTGAGCATGCGTGAACTGCTTGAATTCATGCTGGAAAAGAAGGGGTACGGCGTCCTTTGCGCGGCCAATGGCAAATCGGCGCTGGCGACGATTGAAAAAGAACCTTACGATCTTTTGCTTTGCGACATCCGCTTGGGGGATATGACCGGCCTGGAAGTGTTGAAGGCATCCAAAAAGAAAAACCCGCATGTTACCGTGATCATGATTTCCGCTTTTGCCACGACCGAGACGGCGGTGGAGGCAATGAATCAGGGCGCTTTCGATTATGTTCCCAAACCTTTTGAAAACAAAGAGTTGCTTCAGACCATCGCCAACGCGCTGGAGCGAAAGACCCTGGAAAAAGAAAAACATGCCCTCGACAATCAACTCAAGGAAAGCGTTCATTTTGGTAAAATCGTGGGCAACAGCCCGCGAATGTTGCATATTTATGAAATGATCCGTCAGGTTGCCCGAACGCGAAGCAGCGTGATGATTACCGGTGAAAGCGGCACCGGCAAGGAACTGATTGCAAGGGCGATTCATGAACAGAGTGATCGGGTAAATGAGCCGTTCGTGACCATTAATTGCGGTGGCATTCCCGAGAACCTGCTTGAAAGTGAATTCTTTGGGCATTGCAAGGGCGCTTTTACCGGGGCCAGCGCAGACAAGCAAGGGTTGATGGAGATTGCCCACAAGGGCACCCTGTTTCTTGATGAAGTGGCTGAATTGAGTGTCCCCATGCAGGTCAAGCTGCTCCGAGCGGTTCAAGAGCGGGTTTTCCGGCCGGTCGGCGGAACCCGGGATGTCAGTGTGGATATCCGGATTATCTCGGCTACCAACAAAAAACTGGAGGATGAGGTAATCGCCGGGAATTTCCGGGAGGATTTGTTTTATCGATTGAATGTTATCGAAATCAAAATTCCACCGTTAAGGGAACGAAAGGGTGATCTTCTGTCACTGGCGCAACATTTTCTGGAAAAGTATTCTAACGAATTAGGTAAACAGGTCACCAAATTTTCTTCCTATGCGATTGATTTGTTAAAGAAATATGACTTCCCCGGCAATATCCGCGAATTGGAGAACCTGATCGAAAGAAGCGTGGCCCTGTCCAACACCAATATCCTGCTGCCGGACAGCCTGACCATGTCGATTCATAAAAAACGCTGGATCGAAGGGGTCCGCAACCGGCGGTTCGATGTCGACGAGGTGGCCCATGGTGTTGCCTTGGATGGCATATTGGAGGAAATCGAACGGGCATATATCGAAAAGGCCATGGAATGTGCCCAGGGGAATAAAAACAAGGCGGCCGAGTTGTTGGGCCTGAGCCTCCGCTCTTTTCGATACAGGATTGACAAGCTGAACGTAAATTAG
- a CDS encoding PilZ domain-containing protein, translated as MGESSYSEEAGQLTEKLIQAVSKLSLQRKKMLAELLREWERLDYREDSRIPCFFPVDYSANDRVYQDFINNLSNGGVFIETAAELTIGQTLSMIFNVPSLQKTFKISGRIVRSEADGVGVKFNKKLTPYQKELIHSAVSRK; from the coding sequence ATGGGTGAATCATCATATTCGGAAGAAGCCGGCCAACTGACTGAAAAGTTGATTCAGGCGGTTTCGAAATTAAGTCTCCAGAGAAAAAAAATGCTGGCTGAACTGCTCCGGGAATGGGAGCGATTGGATTACCGTGAGGATTCCAGAATCCCCTGTTTTTTTCCGGTGGACTATTCGGCCAATGATCGCGTGTATCAGGATTTCATTAATAACTTAAGCAATGGTGGCGTTTTTATTGAAACGGCAGCCGAATTGACCATCGGGCAGACGCTTTCGATGATTTTCAATGTGCCGTCACTTCAGAAAACCTTTAAGATCTCCGGGCGCATCGTCAGATCCGAGGCAGATGGTGTGGGTGTAAAGTTTAACAAAAAATTAACACCTTATCAAAAAGAGCTGATCCATAGTGCCGTCAGTCGCAAGTAG
- a CDS encoding prepilin-type N-terminal cleavage/methylation domain-containing protein, whose product MDNKGFTLIELMIVIAIIGILAAIAIPNFIAYRNKAFCSAAESDANNIASALADYFAIPSHITVPALADIGMNTLSGPTGASNSATLSGGIDNITITVTDVSSRCPSDYQGSQTDWNSSVFTKVMR is encoded by the coding sequence ATGGACAACAAAGGTTTCACCCTGATCGAATTGATGATCGTTATCGCCATCATTGGTATCTTGGCTGCCATCGCGATTCCCAACTTTATCGCCTATCGTAATAAAGCATTCTGTAGTGCGGCGGAATCGGATGCCAACAACATTGCATCGGCATTGGCAGATTATTTCGCCATCCCCTCGCACATCACAGTGCCTGCCTTGGCGGATATCGGCATGAACACTCTGTCCGGCCCGACTGGCGCTTCCAATTCCGCCACATTGAGCGGTGGTATTGACAATATTACGATTACCGTGACGGATGTCAGCAGTCGCTGTCCCAGTGATTACCAGGGTTCTCAGACGGACTGGAATAGCAGTGTTTTCACCAAGGTGATGCGATAA
- a CDS encoding OmpA family protein, whose product MMIVLIALMVLWIGLISVYFFTRESGPPSALRVGTDEPSAIATADRSTESNTSQGKSSRATPTGEDSGIVSVAQTGQPPGSSEIESAGSEQAKTEPDKTTAINDAPQSTGTEKKEALITLEMINETYGVAPEVYFGFNSNSLDDQSYGILHMVAKYCVQNPGAKLILKGYSDSSGVRSYNIKLSEFRANMVKTYLVGRGVAPLAVKTLAMGPEAQGSETAQRKVVIEIVAPE is encoded by the coding sequence ATGATGATTGTGCTCATCGCTCTCATGGTTTTGTGGATTGGGTTGATTTCGGTCTATTTTTTCACCCGTGAAAGCGGGCCTCCATCCGCGCTGAGAGTCGGCACGGACGAACCATCGGCGATCGCGACGGCAGACCGTTCAACAGAGTCCAATACGTCTCAAGGCAAATCCTCACGCGCCACCCCCACGGGTGAGGACAGTGGCATTGTATCCGTGGCGCAGACCGGCCAACCCCCGGGCTCATCCGAAATCGAATCCGCCGGGTCCGAACAGGCCAAGACGGAACCTGATAAGACAACAGCGATAAACGACGCACCACAATCCACAGGAACTGAAAAAAAAGAAGCTTTGATAACCCTGGAAATGATCAATGAGACCTACGGGGTTGCCCCGGAAGTATATTTCGGCTTCAATTCCAATAGCTTGGATGATCAGTCCTATGGCATTTTGCACATGGTGGCGAAATACTGTGTCCAAAATCCTGGTGCAAAGCTTATCTTAAAAGGGTATTCAGACAGCTCCGGCGTACGTTCATATAATATTAAACTCTCTGAATTCAGAGCGAATATGGTAAAAACCTATTTGGTCGGGCGAGGCGTTGCCCCACTGGCCGTCAAAACGCTTGCCATGGGACCGGAAGCGCAGGGATCGGAAACCGCGCAACGAAAAGTGGTGATCGAGATTGTTGCACCGGAATAA
- a CDS encoding tetratricopeptide repeat protein: MKRCWTKIPVVFIIFAILFSGCSSDEEKKAAHFEKGTTYFEKGEYKSAELEFRNAIQIDPEYIDAYERLGETYLKLGDPKGAFKEYSMVAKLDPENTDAALKLATFYMLGKKPDEAREKVEAVLSREPNNIEALFLMAGLHDLDKNLYEAAAVFRKIIDLDADQARAYMGLARVYARQGKPDDAEAQLRKAIQLDVKAIKPRLELVRFYASRKEFDRARSQIEKTIELNPGNSELYIVLGNFFFQMKKPSDAEHAYLKAIEISPTDIKPYMVAAGFYDASDMVEKTLAMYEKALEIKPDDVNIMTTMAGFFLKHKKMEDAQHHLAKVLEERPNFFPARMMKGEIATMKKDFTEAIGIFDQLVKEEPRSARAHYLKGVALLGKGELQSAKTSLGKAAELNPKQEKANILLADIAMRERAFDQAQKLSEAVLSDNPKNFQARMILGNALMAQGKTGQAEIAFKLLIAENPESPAGYFRLGVLQRATKDYDGALTSFNSALDRNPMLMDVFTNLVLVYGAKKELNTALERCDAQLKKVGDSKVHQAIINNLKGGLYMAQKRTDAAKKAFEAAIQLNPDFMPPYYALARIYLAEKQPQKAIDQYESILQKKPGQAGPHMLLGTIYDMQRKYDMSEKHYRAALDINPQFAPAANNLAYLLSTRDGNIDEALKFARIAKEKLPDDPSVMDTLGWIYYKKALYGNAVQEFSDSLEKLSDNATVNFHLGAALFKKGEKTKAKAYLEKALRLDEKFDSADEARQMLSEI; this comes from the coding sequence GCCCATTTTGAGAAGGGGACAACCTATTTTGAAAAAGGCGAATACAAGAGCGCTGAACTGGAATTCCGCAATGCCATTCAGATCGATCCGGAATATATCGATGCCTATGAACGCCTGGGGGAGACCTATCTGAAACTGGGTGACCCCAAGGGTGCCTTCAAAGAGTACAGCATGGTGGCCAAACTGGATCCGGAGAATACCGATGCCGCGCTCAAGCTGGCCACCTTCTATATGCTGGGGAAGAAGCCTGATGAGGCCCGTGAAAAGGTGGAAGCGGTGCTTTCCAGGGAACCCAATAACATCGAAGCGCTGTTTTTGATGGCCGGGTTGCATGATCTGGATAAAAATTTGTATGAGGCGGCGGCCGTCTTCCGCAAAATCATTGACCTGGATGCCGATCAAGCTCGTGCATATATGGGCTTGGCCCGTGTTTATGCGCGCCAGGGAAAGCCTGACGACGCCGAAGCACAACTGAGAAAAGCCATCCAATTGGATGTAAAAGCGATTAAACCCCGATTGGAACTGGTCCGTTTCTATGCCAGCCGCAAGGAATTTGACAGGGCCCGGTCCCAGATTGAAAAGACCATCGAATTAAATCCCGGGAATTCGGAACTGTACATCGTTTTGGGGAATTTTTTCTTTCAGATGAAAAAACCGTCTGATGCAGAACATGCATATCTCAAGGCCATTGAAATCAGCCCGACAGATATTAAACCATACATGGTCGCCGCCGGATTTTATGATGCCTCGGACATGGTTGAAAAGACCCTGGCCATGTACGAGAAGGCCCTTGAGATTAAACCCGACGACGTTAATATTATGACCACCATGGCCGGTTTTTTTCTGAAACACAAGAAAATGGAAGATGCGCAGCATCACCTGGCCAAGGTTCTGGAGGAGCGGCCCAATTTTTTTCCTGCTCGGATGATGAAAGGCGAGATCGCCACCATGAAGAAGGACTTTACCGAGGCGATCGGTATTTTCGATCAGTTGGTCAAGGAGGAACCGCGATCCGCCCGAGCGCATTATCTGAAAGGGGTCGCCCTTTTGGGCAAAGGTGAACTACAAAGTGCCAAAACGTCCCTGGGAAAGGCCGCAGAGCTCAATCCAAAACAGGAAAAAGCCAATATATTGCTGGCCGATATTGCCATGCGCGAGCGGGCCTTTGACCAGGCCCAGAAGCTGAGTGAGGCAGTCCTATCCGACAATCCGAAAAACTTTCAAGCTCGCATGATCCTGGGCAACGCCCTGATGGCCCAGGGAAAAACCGGCCAAGCCGAAATTGCCTTCAAACTGTTGATTGCCGAGAATCCTGAAAGTCCGGCCGGTTACTTTCGTTTGGGCGTCTTGCAACGGGCGACAAAAGATTATGACGGTGCACTGACGAGTTTCAATTCCGCGCTGGACCGAAACCCCATGCTGATGGATGTATTTACCAACCTGGTGCTGGTTTATGGGGCTAAAAAAGAGCTGAACACCGCCCTGGAACGATGCGATGCCCAGTTGAAAAAGGTTGGCGATTCCAAAGTTCACCAGGCCATTATTAATAATTTGAAAGGCGGCCTGTACATGGCCCAGAAACGAACCGACGCTGCCAAGAAGGCATTTGAAGCGGCGATTCAACTCAATCCGGATTTTATGCCGCCCTATTATGCGCTGGCCCGGATCTATCTGGCTGAGAAACAGCCCCAGAAGGCTATTGATCAATACGAATCGATTCTTCAAAAGAAGCCGGGCCAGGCCGGACCGCACATGCTCCTCGGGACCATCTATGACATGCAGCGAAAGTACGACATGTCTGAAAAACATTATCGTGCTGCCCTTGATATCAATCCCCAGTTCGCGCCAGCGGCCAACAACTTGGCCTACCTGCTTTCAACCCGTGATGGAAACATCGACGAGGCCCTTAAATTCGCCCGGATCGCCAAGGAGAAGCTGCCCGATGATCCCAGTGTGATGGACACGTTGGGATGGATCTATTACAAAAAAGCGCTTTACGGAAATGCCGTTCAGGAATTTTCAGACAGCCTGGAGAAATTATCGGATAACGCAACGGTCAATTTCCACCTTGGGGCGGCACTATTTAAAAAAGGTGAAAAAACAAAGGCCAAGGCTTATCTGGAAAAAGCGCTGAGGTTGGATGAAAAATTTGACAGCGCCGATGAGGCCAGACAGATGTTGTCGGAGATATAA
- the lepB gene encoding signal peptidase I, whose translation MILKKNADADAAPKKKGVLRENIEAIVVAVILALFIRTFVVQAFKIPSGSMKDTLLIGDHILVNKFIYGVKMPFVKKTLIPIKDPKQGDIIVFEFPEDPSKDFIKRVIGTPGDIVEIRNKKLFVNGTRVANGHGVFKDLKIYPSQMQPRDNLGPITVPEGKLFVMGDNRDFSYDSRFWGFVDFAAVKGKAFIIYWSWDKEDFDVRWSRLGHLLE comes from the coding sequence TTGATTTTGAAAAAAAATGCAGATGCGGACGCAGCACCCAAGAAAAAAGGGGTATTGCGCGAAAATATCGAAGCGATTGTGGTTGCCGTCATTCTTGCCTTATTTATCAGGACTTTTGTGGTTCAGGCATTTAAAATCCCTTCTGGATCAATGAAAGATACCTTATTGATTGGTGACCATATCCTGGTCAATAAGTTTATCTACGGCGTAAAAATGCCATTCGTGAAAAAAACGCTCATTCCCATCAAGGATCCGAAACAGGGGGATATCATTGTATTCGAATTTCCTGAAGATCCGAGTAAAGATTTTATCAAACGGGTCATCGGTACACCGGGAGATATTGTTGAAATCCGAAACAAGAAACTGTTTGTGAACGGAACCCGCGTTGCTAATGGCCACGGGGTATTTAAAGATCTAAAAATTTATCCATCCCAGATGCAGCCCCGTGATAATTTAGGACCCATTACTGTACCCGAGGGGAAACTTTTTGTAATGGGGGACAACCGGGATTTTTCATATGACAGCCGCTTCTGGGGCTTTGTCGATTTTGCTGCCGTAAAAGGAAAGGCGTTCATTATATACTGGTCCTGGGATAAGGAGGACTTTGATGTTCGCTGGAGCCGGTTGGGACACCTTCTTGAATAA
- a CDS encoding phosphatidylglycerophosphatase A, giving the protein MKSFKDKAILFMATGGWVGYAPVAPGTFGSIAALPLCLLLASVDIGVAVALVIGLIVLSVWTAHMAAMRMGQSDPKQVVIDEICGMAVALLGHPFSPLCVLAGFALFRGFDILKPFPIRWVDRNVPGGWGIVLDDLIAGVCANALLHMGIFLLN; this is encoded by the coding sequence ATGAAAAGCTTCAAAGATAAAGCGATTTTGTTTATGGCCACTGGCGGATGGGTCGGCTACGCGCCTGTCGCACCGGGTACATTTGGATCCATCGCTGCTTTACCCTTGTGTCTGCTGCTAGCATCTGTGGATATTGGTGTGGCGGTTGCACTCGTTATCGGCCTGATTGTGCTCAGTGTATGGACCGCCCATATGGCGGCTATGCGTATGGGCCAAAGCGACCCGAAACAGGTGGTCATCGATGAAATCTGTGGCATGGCCGTGGCGTTGCTGGGGCACCCCTTTTCACCGCTTTGCGTTTTGGCGGGTTTTGCATTGTTTCGGGGGTTTGATATATTAAAACCTTTTCCCATCCGGTGGGTGGATCGGAACGTCCCCGGGGGATGGGGAATTGTACTCGATGATCTCATTGCCGGGGTGTGCGCCAACGCCTTGCTTCATATGGGAATTTTTCTTTTGAATTGA
- a CDS encoding alpha/beta hydrolase, with translation MPTNTVNQVEFAADGLALSGTLHFPNQPPSVVIIGCHGLMADKNSPKQIDLAGRCTALGMAYFRFDHRGCGDSDGNFETDTTLEGRMADLMAAVEVMGKTLGSLPVGLFGSSLGGTVCLAAAERISPFSIVTLAAPMQSRSIQLPSDSPQSLKNEVRQNRLRFDISSKIASVHNILIVHGSDDETVDVQNAHNIYRVAQKPKKLLILEGGDHRITDPAHQRHYVQEAVQWFKDCVATS, from the coding sequence ATGCCAACAAATACAGTGAATCAAGTTGAATTTGCGGCTGATGGGTTGGCTTTATCCGGGACACTCCATTTCCCAAACCAGCCGCCATCGGTGGTCATCATTGGCTGCCACGGCCTGATGGCCGATAAAAACTCACCCAAACAGATCGATCTGGCCGGCCGCTGCACAGCCTTGGGCATGGCCTACTTCCGATTTGACCACAGGGGATGCGGAGACAGCGACGGCAATTTTGAAACGGATACGACCCTTGAGGGTCGCATGGCCGATCTCATGGCCGCTGTCGAGGTGATGGGAAAAACACTGGGCAGTCTACCTGTCGGTCTGTTTGGCAGCAGCCTGGGCGGAACGGTATGCCTTGCTGCCGCAGAGCGGATCTCCCCGTTTTCAATTGTCACTCTTGCCGCACCAATGCAGAGCCGGTCCATCCAATTGCCGTCTGACTCTCCACAATCGCTGAAAAATGAAGTTCGTCAAAATCGGCTCCGGTTTGACATTTCCTCAAAAATCGCGTCCGTTCACAACATTCTTATCGTCCATGGCAGCGATGATGAAACCGTCGACGTTCAAAACGCCCACAACATTTACCGAGTCGCCCAAAAGCCGAAAAAATTACTGATATTGGAAGGCGGAGATCACCGGATTACCGACCCAGCCCACCAACGCCACTATGTTCAAGAAGCCGTGCAATGGTTCAAGGATTGCGTCGCAACCTCGTGA